Below is a genomic region from Dioscorea cayenensis subsp. rotundata cultivar TDr96_F1 chromosome 14, TDr96_F1_v2_PseudoChromosome.rev07_lg8_w22 25.fasta, whole genome shotgun sequence.
AGTCGTAATATATAATGAGTTTGTTGACAAAATAGAAATGAGTCTGCGTTCAATCCGATTTAGGACTTCCTATTGACTTTTGCATGGCACTCAGCATGATAGAAGAGTTTTCATCTTAGGATGTTCAAGAGGAAAATACACCCGACCCCTTTCGAATGAAACCATGAAGCGAGGTCAAATCAGCCCACCTGGCTCAACAAGAGgaagaagcaaaaaaattatgttatagGAAGTTAATTTCTTATTTCCATGAGTTGCCTTAGAAATctttatgtttccttttaaCACAAATTATTGTGGAATAACCCAGAATTTGGGTGGAAAAACTCGCAGACTCTAATAAGACTCCGtgaatacaaaaacaaataaaaaagtagATGGGAAGTTTGTAACTTGTagttataatacaaataaaggGGCTTAGAAGATTACGCCTAACTAGAAGATAGGAAGATGCTTGTTGTAACAAGACATCTTTTTGGCCTTGGAAGTGATGGAGCATATTCCATTCTCCGAAATACAAAGAATCCAACATGTGTGGATATTCTTCAAATGTTACTAAGATAAGAGATGATTATAATGCTAACAAGAAGTAAATGCTTTGCTCCAAAGTTTTCCTTTAATTATAAACTGCAAACTTAATGGGGACCATGTGGATCTACTCTTAGAGCAAGAAATAGGATCAAACTTCCACTAAACTAGGAGTAATTCCTAATTAGAAAAAGCTTTTAAAGGTTAAGCCAATGTAAAATTTCAAGTACAACCATTTTAATCCGATGACTTATTTTTTGTTCCTTTGTAGGACTCTCGATGAAAAATTAATAGGAAAACTCGAAGGAGAGTGGTTAAACACACCGAGAAATAGAAGAATGTATCAAAGTTATGGGATAAAAATAAGGGATgattatactatataaataagaaGCAATGTACGCTTCAAAGTTGCTTCATGAATTTATAAATTGCAACTTAAATGGGACCCCATGTAATCTGATTTATGGCAGGCCACAGAATCACTGCTCTACTAAGTTAGGGTTGTAATTCCCATTTACAACAAGGCAGATTGGGTTTCAGTCAAAAATTCTTATTATATGAACTATTTTAGTTTGATGACTTATTTGTTATTCCTTTTATATAATAGGAGGTTACATTGAGAAATACTGAAGTTCAACACCTGTGGAATATTTTTCAACGTTATAGGTCTAAATTACGGATGATTATACTATAACTGTTGCCAAATGTATGTTCCAAAAGtttcttaattataaattagCAACTTGTTAAATCGATAGATTTATTTTACAGTAGTCAGATTACAACCTAGGGAGTAATCCTAAATTACAACAAGCCGAAAGGTTAGCTCTTGAAGCAAAAATTTCTAATGTACAAACTATTTAATCGATGATTAGTTTATCTCTTTCAAAGAAGAGATTTGCTTCCATTACTGTAAGATTATAACAAAGTTTTTTTGTTCCAGCACTGGGTCTGCCTTTTCCAATCTCTACCTGCATTAATCAAGTCTATGAGTGGAATATTTTCAACGTTATGGGTCTAAAATATGGGATGATTATACTATGACAAGAAGCAAATGTATGCCCAaagttctttttcttaattataaattacatCTTAACGGGATCATAGATCTTATTTACAGGTAATAGGATCTGCTtcatatttcattaaattaGACAAAGAATTCTATTTACACAAGCTTCTTTAAGAGAttagttttaaaacaaaattttttaattgtatatatttaatCAAGGACTTATTTGTTATTCCTTTCTATAATAGGGAGGATTATATCGACTAGAAGATGTCATagtaataaaagttttttttatccttGTCTGCCTTTTTCAATCTCTGCTCAAAAACATCAAGTTTAACATCCGCGTGGAATATTTTTCAACGCTATGGGTCTAAAATATGGGCGATTATACTATAACTATGTAAAGCAAAGCAAAGGTTCTGTAAATTTTCTGAATAAAATTATATCTTTAATGGAGATCGATGATTCATTTAAGAGGAAGAGTTAGGACCAGCCTTTCATTTCCATTAGATTAGGAGTAACTTCTACTTACAAGGttttaaaagattattttataattaaattacagtataatttatttgttacttttCTTTTGTGTAGATTCTCCCATAAACGCTGAAGAAATTGATGCTGTATCAAAAATGTAAGAATGTAACAAATTTTATGGATAAAATAAGAGATGATTATACTATAAATAAGAAGCAATGAGAAGGtttgaaagtttttttaaattataaatagcaGCTTAATGTGGGGATCACATGGTAATCTAATGAAAATAGAAGTacttctaattatatatatattagaagaaTTCCCATCCAGATTTATATTTCATAAGTTCATGATTAAACATTTGGAATTGGCCATTAATGAGATGAATCATgaccaaaattttattttttgatgctAAATTTCAAGCTCGTTGATTAAACATTGCGTTTTCTATTGAAATACAGTTTAAAAAACATTCCTGAATTCTATAGACAACCATAAGCTGCTGGGATCTTGAGGGAGATGTGCCAGTATGAGCTTTATGGGGTGTAGAGGAATTTATTTTGACTCAACCTTAGTGAAGCTGGGTTGGTTTTGATATTGGAAAAAAACGAGGGTATATTAGGAATTTTGTCCGTCGAGACAAATACATAGCTCTCAAGCTCTCTCAAGTTCGCCTTTTCCTCCCTTCCTTAGTTCCTATCCGTGACTAGCGAACCCAGGCGAATCGGCATCAGTTTCTCCTTTCATAGTTAATCTGAGTTTGATATGATGTTATGTAATTTGTTCATTGAGATGAAAGTTATGGTTTGTTATTATATGATGTTTTTGATTTTCATGCTTTGCATGAGGTATGTCTTCGTTTATTCATCTTAATGCTGGAGtgttttttgaattattgagaATTTCATGTACATAGTTCTTTTATCATTATTCCCTGCTTTGTAAGTTCTTGGGgttgaatttatctttatttttcgaAGCTATTATGGCTAATTCTTAGTTTTCTAAGGTAACCCATGTAATATGTTCTACGCTGGCTAAACTATGGATCATTTATACATCATCtttgttcttctacttcttgttGATCATCTTCTTTCCAAGTTTTCATGCTTAATTTATTACCAAGCTCTACTATGTTCTTGATGAGTGTAAGGTCTTTCCTCAGTTTATATTCATCTCTTTGCAAATTATCTTTCATTAGGCTTAATAGCagattttgaattatttagcccttgtttttttttaagttcttgGCTTGAATTTCCCATGTTTATATGCTCCTTTTTATCAATATTCTTGTTTCTTATGGGCGCTTGGGCTGTACTTTCTGAAATAACTGATTAATTGCACCCTTTTTGTACGAAATGGCAATTGAGCAGCGCGCCAAGAATCTGTATGAAGTTCTTATATGATGCTATTGGAAAACAACTCATGTATATGGAAGAAAATTACAACCAAAATAATAGTATCATGCCGCTAGATTGATGGAGAATCATACAGACATATATGGGATAAATgtaagatttatttttaaaattgttataataAATCCGCTAGTTATTTCTTCTTAGAGTTGGAttgaattgttttaataaatctatAGAATCTGTACAATTTTCATGTCTCCATTTTTTCTGAATTGGAGGAATTTCCTGATCTGGCCAAGTAGCTCTCTCAAATGTCTGGTTATCTTCGCTTCAACTCTATAATTCCAACACAATGAGTTTGTTGAACTGGTTTACTTAAGGATGCTACTTTTGCGGACATTGTTGATGATGCAAGTATTGtggagaaaaagaaattagTAAACCGTTTGCCTGAGGTTGCCTAATAACAATCTTGAAACTGCTGTTTGTGGATATGCTGAACCTTGAGCACCAACAACTCTGAGTTGAGTTTATCAGGATTTTTATCCTGGAGCCTGCTGATACAGCTGAATGCTTTGCCATTCAGACTGATGTGCTTCAAATTATGTCAACTGTGGTGAAAGACCAGAAGTAAACTGTGGTGAAAGATAAGGAGGAAACTGTGGTGAAAGATAATGAGGAAACTGTGGTAAAAGGTTAGGAGGATTTTAATAGGAAATGAGTCATGctttttaattattgcattCTGATCACTTTTGATTTACATGTTGCATAGGAAATCAAAGAGAGGCTGAAACAATTCAGCCTGTTCAGCAAACTGAGGCTGTGCTTCTTCCGCCATCTCAACAAACTCAGGCTGTGCTTCCACCATCTCAACAAACTGAGATTGAAGCAATTTATCTTCCACCTGCTCAGGCTGAAACAATTCAGCTTCATCCTGAAAAACAAGTGGCAATAAGCCTAACAAATTATGCTTTTGTTGTAAgctagtttattattattattattattttttttttttgccatgaaTTTCAgaaatgtttatgtttttgtttaacacAATGTTACTTTGGACAGctaaaatattgtgaaaaaaaaccaGCTACACCTATTGTCACCATAATTTCAACAGCACCAAAATTAGATGAAGGTTGGTAATTAACTTGTAGcaatataatagaagattatCCTCCTATTATAACAATATGGTTTTTTTGTCCCAGGTGATGAGAGTACTGTgtttttatctcatttgcctGGAAATACTGATATTCCACTTCTgtggaatatttttaaaaattacggCGCTAAAAAAGTGGATGCTTATAAGCTAACAAGAAGCAAGGTTCGtttcaaaaatttatgaatTGTAAGTTACATGTTAATGGGTGCTGACACTTCATTTTTCGTTTACAGGAGACGGGAGCAGTTTTTGCTACAATTAAACTAGGCAATATTTCTGATTTAAAAAAAGCTTTAGAGGtaattagttttaaaacaatatttatagcACAAGTTATTCTTATTTGatgacttattttttttttttatttgtaggcTTCACCAATCAATATCAAAGGCAAACTGATTAAAGTCACTAAGTATGTGCCGAAAAACAGATTGTAAATCAGATTGAATTGTATTGAGAATTTCATCattgtcttcatttttttttgtttctcctcTGTTGTGTGTGCATGCATATatgtgaaaacaaaagaattgaCATTCTCGTTAAGAGTATAAGAGTACAATAAAAAAGAACTTCTAATTTGATGCTgaaaaggagagaaaaattTGGAGTACAATATTCTGTGGTATTTCTCTGCAGTGGACTTGAAAGAAAATTTATGATGCCATTTTAAGTTCAGAGCATAAATAAGTGTGGTGTGGACATCCACATAGAACTGTTTAGCAATATCTTGTTGAATTTACTTATTATTACATTTTGATGATACATATAACATGTTAAGTTTGATTGATGGTTTCTGGACTTGCTCAAGCTTGGAAAAACACTACCACCAGAGAATTTCGGCATTCATTTGATGATATGAATTCACAAAGGACACTGCAGTATAtctttcacacacacacacatatatatatataaatcttcaTTTTATTAGTGtaacctaaaaaataaattttatttttggtattattaatcatattttcAATGATGAACCAACTTTCGCAGGATTTAATATCCAAGAACAACCTGTGCAGAGAGAAAATGTAGTCCTCCGCTGGAGAAGGGAAATTGCACTTCAGCGTCAACGAAGTTTTAAATTCCATTGGTACAATGcgttacacaaaaaaaaaattatatgtttatttccatctttttttttctttaacataaatatattttttcagtgAACAGTTAGAAGATGGTGAAGTAAAATCTGACACACCTCATCCCGCTCCTTTAAACAAGACTGAGAGTTCAGAGACAGTAAAGGAAGATGAAggtcataaatgatatatatatatatatatatatatatatatatatatatatatgattcaaaattaaatttgcaCTTTAGAAATTTCTAGATTATTGACTATTTCCAGTTTCATTCTGtctttcatgatttttttttattattattttttttaataaggtaCACATTCTGTTTAGTTTAAAGAATTAATGAATTGTTTACTTTCAAAAGTTGTTTAGTTGATTtgcaataagttttttttttaatcatgtggataaactatatatatatattacgagagatgctctctctctctatatatatatattatgtttatcgaatatatatttcaaatgatAAAGATGTCAATTTGGTATGGATTTTTTCTgtgaaaaaatggataaattactCCTTtattaaggaaaagaaaaataaacaaatactcACACATAATAcataaaacatcaaaacaacGTGAAAAATAGGGGCAAAacaaaaaatctgaaaatacatatataaacatcAAGGGTGAGGTACTCCAGGAGAACAAAATTATTCTAGTAATTATATTTCTCTGAATGAATCAAACATCCCCTAAAAATTTGTTATTAGCATCaggtattatttattatttcttttaagcatacgaattttccattttttttttagttttctatGATGATTTGAATAATTCATtgacaatattaattaaaatgagtttttcttgcTCTCTTAATATAATCTTGCCGATCACAGAACCTTATCAAGATGATTCCAAATTTTCCAACTCTTGATCACGGAACCTTTACATGtgtgtgtaaataaataaataaatatatatatatataagaccgATAATCTAGAGACATCCTACAACAATCATTAAATCATTATTCAACgattgttgttttattataaatataactccGGAGGTGAGATTAGCATCACTAATCCCACCTCTAGGGTTAGTAATAAAATAGTAATTGTTAGATGGATGATCTAACGGCTGCTATGGGAACATCCCTAAATTCATTTTCTGAGGCCGtcccaaaaaatatattttcatatggAATTTAACGAGAATGCATGTAGTTTTAATAGTCTGATATACTTTCTCCATTGTTTGGTCTAACATTTTATACACAATTGAGTGTTGTATCAAACTTGACTTATTGATCTTGGGCCCATTTTATTGAAGGATTTAAAAAACAGAAGTCAATGGCAAAAGCAAGGAGATTTGTCATAATGTAATATAGATGATATCATTTTCTGTATTTATCTtaagagtaatgatattttaacCTTTTGATCATCATGTGATATTTGGTTTCTGTAATTTAACCTTTTTAAAAGTTACTTTTTTTATGGAGATGTTGAGGTGTTTATAAAGGACTGAAATGCTGTTAAGGTAGCTGTAATagttgataaattattttaaatttgattgttttggtgatttaatttattcaataaTGATTCATTGTACAACTTAATTGCAATTTGCatccatatattatattactgaatttaaattttttaaacatttattctttgatattatatatatacacacacaagaCCCATCATCTATGGTGTCTACAGTGATCATTCGATCATCCGACAATTACAATTCATTCAAAAACAACATTATACATTGCCGAGCAGTGTTACAATATTgtacaacaattaaaaacattaaatttgtaCTATATCCATATAAATAATAGTCATTGGATCATCATTCAACGGATGTAAACAAATATCTCTAGTAAACATTAATCTACATATCTATGTATATGGCTTAAAcccagtatatatatatatatatataactcagagtatatatatatatatatattaaagaatgAGTCCTTTGGATCAAATACTATAATGACAAACcatgatttataaaatttatttgatcaaGTCTCAGAACTAGGATAACATATTTACATCAAATCACTAAATATATAGAGGAATAAAATTAAGTACTATCCCTTTTTCATAACACACCATAATGATAATTCACTCTTCACTTCAAACTTGCTACCAtcccaaatttttattttataggaaGAAAAACACcaacccaaaaaaaacaaaagaaataacgAGAACGGATACCGCAATTAATCAGAATCGAATACCATTAATACGAATTCAATCACCCGAAGTTATTATTTCCATAATTTAACGGATTTATCGTGGCTGCCGGATGCAACCATTCCGGTGAGCGGAGATTGGGCCAATGCTGCAATCAGACCGTCATGCGCCTGAACGGACATTGTACGGTTCTCGACCATGTTCCATAGTGCCAATGACTGAAACAATTGTGACAAGAATATATATCAGAATTATGGAATATGTTTCGCATGCAATGAGAATCAAGTTTCAGATGATTAGTATTATTGTCAGCTGGAATGGCAAAATATTATTCGTCGGTGAGTAAGTTCTACATGTCGAAATATTCTATGCAGGTACTAATGAAATACTTAATATAATGTATAGCTCTATTCTCTAATGGACTATGATCTTGACAACATGTGAAACTACAAAAATCAACATTGTACCAAGTTTTGGAATTTCAATCTCACACAAGCACAAAATCTAATGAGGGGAAAGCAAAATTATTGGTTTTATCAAAAGGAAATTGTTTACTGTTTGTTTGcagaaatgcaaaataaaaacatttattagaAACTTCAATTTGGTTCTCAGACCTAATTTTTGTCATTTCGTGTGGATATTGGCATACTGTGACCTAAGTTTTGACCTAAATCCAGCAGAAATTTAAGGAACTTTGACAGAGAATCTGACATGCTGGCGAAGAAGAAAATTCGGTTATAGAATTCTCGATTTGAAGCACATTGCAAGATTTTTAACACATGGCCTATGATATTCATTGTCATGCAAAGTACATGGATTATTCTTGCATGCTTTTATACCGTGCAAAAATCATATCGCTTATATACCCTTATGATTGGAAGTCCAccagaaaattttaaaagatttaaaCTGCTCCTCATTCTCTTCATTTCGTGAGGGGGAAAGGAGAATATAAGAGTCAGGATAAATCTCGCTTTTTCTTTAAGTAAAGTTTACTTTTAACCATatgggtatataagcaaacatGACTTTACAAGGGAATATTAGCAATTACACACTAATATAGGGGCATACGAACAATTTATAATAAGTAAAATCTTAAGATGCTGTCAGTCATATGAATGAAAGATTACCTGGTAACCACCAATAACCAAGAGACTTGTATAGGTTGGATGgaaaacacaagaatggaacTTGTTCCCATTGGAGCTCAGCTCATGGATACACTCCCCTGATACTATGGACCACACCTTAACATAATCCTGACTAACAGATGCCAAGTATTCCCCATTTGCATCCCAACAAACCGAGTGGACCTCCGTATTATGATCCTGTAGATAAACATAAGCATTAATCTGGAGAGTTGCTAGAGTATATCGTAACTCATCTAATAGAGGTTTCAACACTTGGTATTGAAGTACATTTTTTTAAGACATGAGAAAGTTAATAAATGCATCAAACACCTGCAATGTAAGTGTCTTCCTATCTGTCTCGACATCAAAGATGGAGACTGTGTTTTCTGCCGCTGCCGCCAGAAGTTGTCCAACTCTAGGCTGAAATCTCACTTGTGCTGCACCACACTGTTTGACGATATTGCAGGATATAGACACAAGGTTTTAAATGAATAATCTGATAACTCTCGTGAAGAAGCAGATAAGACAAGGAAGAGGAACTCAAACCCAGACCTTGGAAATATGAGAACATGAATATTGGCCAACATTCCAGAATCGAATCTCACTAATACCATCAGAGGAGCAAAGCAAGTCTGTTTTTTTGGGATGAAAATCCAGTGACGTCACCTGGGAGGTGTGCCCGGAGTACGTGTGCAAACAAAAGTTCGGctacaaaattgaaaaaataaaaaaagggcaTTAGAGAATCAGCATCTCAAGGAAAAAGTATAATAACAGCAGATAAACAACTTAAGCTTTGCAGAAGTCACAAGGAAAGAAAAATCTAAACTGTCAAACTGATCAAATGAGCCAGACCAGGGGTATCAAACATAACATATCAAAAGATGGTATAACATAAAGAATATACATACCAACCAAAACATAACTATATCATCCAGTAAACTAACAGCCAAAAATTTGGTCTAGGTTGAGTCTCTATTGTATTGCTTACAAACAGTCAAAGTTAATAGCAAGCAGACAACCAAAATGCTAAGGAAAACCACGAGTGGTGGATTCAAGTAGCTGTTGCTTAATACCaccttcaaataaaaaatttcacaatgCCCTCATTTTCCTTGAGACACATTTACTTCcaaaatgataatttaaaaaataatatgcaaaTGATTTAAGAttgaacacaaaaataaatcaatagaaaTGTCAGGTAAATTAGGTAACAGCTCAAAGATCGCTTTGTGGAACAGAGAAATGGACGGTGTGATTAAAATAAgaatttgaattataaaaaaccaaaaggcATGATAACAAAAGTATAATCAATAGCTCAGTTCCTCAATATAGACAATATAGAAAAGCTTGCAGTAGAATAAGAAAATTGGCAAATGGACAGTAAAGTAGTACAGAAAAATTTAGAGAAAGCAAGAATTATTACTTCAGCTGCATTCCATAATCGCACTGTTCTATCTAAAGAAGATGTGGCCAGATGAGTTGAGTTTGGTCTAAAGCGGACATCTGTAATGATAAGAGTGTGATCTTCTGGAGTGCTTTCTGTTTGCTTAGTATCCATGTTCCACAGGAAAACCTAGTGGCACAAAGACAAACTTGTAAAAATCCTTGATTTTTACGTGGGAAAACAGCATCTTCTAaccaaatcaagaataataacatcattattaggaaaagaaaagggaacCAATGGTCCATCTACAAGAAACAAATAGTTATTCTCTAGAAAATTTATAATAGAAAAGTTACGCATGAAATCACCACAAGAGTTTCTGACCATTCTTTATCTCGACTATCATATTGTTTGATACATAACAAGTGGATCAGATTCTTAAGTAGAGTTCATGCAATGGTAAAATTCCAATCTTGGAGCAATTCCAAGTTATAGTAATAGACGCATGAGAATTCTCTGAATTAAAGTTTCCTAAGAGAAAGGTATTGAAGGCTATTCATAGATTTAACAAAATCACCCACAGGATATACAGTAATTACCTGCAGCACTGGATCTATTATTTCTCATGTGACCAAAACAACAACGCACTAGCTCCTAATTTTGATTGCTTGGCGCtatgacttgttttttttttctctcaataaCTTGAATAAGTTAACAATATCTTGCAAACATGAACATTAACATTGTTACAACGATACCTTCTTCTCATGCCCAGCACTGGCCAACAACTTTCCATCTGAAGAGAAGTGACAGCACACTATTTTGTTGTTACTTGCACGAGTACATCCTACCTCGCTAAAGGTAAAACCTGGAAAGCAAAACGTGTCGACACAATTGAGAACTAGTATTTTATGTATACTATACTAAACTTTCTTCATGACTATAATCACCCTTCGTCAACTCTGACTTATGCTCTGCCGGACTTGCTTTTAATGCAGAAAATATATCTCTTGCATCTGCATCATCATGTGACAGAAATGACTCTACATTATCATCCAATGAACCAACGTCTGGAAAATGTTCCAAGTCACCCTGCAATTCAAAGATATACAAGATTGTAAACAAGATGAAACTAAAATGAGTACCATTTCAGGTCCCATAGATTAACATTGCAAAGAATATAACAAATACCATCTGATTTGAAGACGAAGCCAGTACACCAGCTCCATCAGCACCATACATCATTAGACTTTTTGACATGTTGTTAACATGTTGCAAGTTTCCGCCCATTGCCATTCCATCACCAGGTGTGTGAGTTGATGGAGTTGAAGGAGCAGAATTAGAAGGCCCAACAGTATTCCCCGTACCAGTGCTGTTGGCAGCTCCAGAAGAAGAagtttgtttcctttttctagTAGTCTGTCATCATAATATGCAAGTACAAACATAGCTTGGTAATATATACTAAACGAACACTACCTTACATGACATGAGGAAAAAATTATCTCAATTAACAACCTGTTGCaactgttgctgctgctgcatCTGTTCCTGCTGTGGTTGAACCAAGGACTGCTGCATATGGGTTGGCTTCATCTGAAAGCAAAAACTAATATGTTACAGAATACAGACTCTCACTAACAACTGATGGCATAGGTTGGGTTACAACAGTAGCCAAGCAGAAAAATAGAAATCCTCTATATAACAGAGAAGTCATGGAGAAGATCATGGGCAAGCATACTGCAATCTAGCTAGTTTTTTACATACTTATCAATTCACCTGGGGGGGATTTGGCATTATATTATCTGTGTAATTCATCAAGAAACCACCCTTGCACAAAGGAAATGACTGAGAGGTCATTTGTTGGTCAAATCATGGGAAGGATAAATGTTTTCACCAGACCAACAATCAAATGATATTCCATAGTAAAGGATAGTTGGTAATCATGCGGCTCCAATAATCCAATGTAAATCAGCCGGATATACTCTTTCTATGGGGCATCCTATGTATGACTGTCTGGTCCTAGGGGTGTTTCTGCAGTTAAAAGGTAAAGCAGCTTGCAAAGTCATGGTGgcattttcataatttcttaGCACTTATAAACAAGCTATTTAAACATGTTAAATCACACTTTGATTTCCTCACTTTTGTACCTAGGCCATCATGCTAGTAATACACCAAACACATGACAGTATTGAGCAGCAATAGATTGTTGCTTGCTACTTGAAAATCAACAAAGTCTTTCAGAATTAGAAAACGGATCAATAACCCATAAAAGGCCTCTGGCAGAATAGACATTTCGCAACAAATTtaactcatcaaaaataaaattaggtaTTACATGCTTATTCACTCTATAAAAAAAGGCgatcaataaaattatttgatgtTATCCAAATTCATCTCTCATCTTTCACATGAATGCCTCATTTAAGTGATAGTGTGATACAGTAATCATGATCTCAATCTTAAATATTCAATCCATCATTTATGCCATGTGACACTGTCTTATAAGCTAAAAGCATCAAAATGCAAAGCAAAACATTAATAgtaacaataatgataataatgatgatggtaataataataataactatggCACACGCATAGCAGGTCGCTGGCTAATGATGACAATGGtaagaataataataactatggCACACACATAGCAGGTCACTGGCTAAGGATAAATTCACATTAGCAGGTGTATGAACAAATTCACACCATACCTACAATGAATAGCATGAAACTATATTCTCCGGTATTTCCTGGTAATTGCCTCTCAATTAAAGTGGCATAATTATTAGAAAGCTATAAATGTAACATatgcaaaaataagaaacaGGATCATAAAAACGAACCTTCATAAGATGTTCAGATTGATCCAATCTGACATTTGGTGAATTTGATTGCATTGGTGAACCTACTGAAGTTACTGAACCATCATTCAAACCTTGTTGACCTTCTTTCCCCGCCAAATTAGCCCTGGTCAATCCCCTAAATCTTTGAGGATCCAAGTCACCATAGTTAGGAAGATTGC
It encodes:
- the LOC120275477 gene encoding transcriptional corepressor LEUNIG_HOMOLOG-like isoform X2, with protein sequence MAQSNWEADKMLDVYIYDYFMKRNFQSTAKAFMAEAKVAAEPVAIDAPGGFLLEWWSVFWDIFIARTNEKHSEVAAAYLEAQQLKAKEQQLQMQQLQLIQQRHVQMQRRDANHQSFNGPINAIGSDGILGPSTATVLAAKLYQEQMKHTNGLDSKASPQLLDAGRMAMLNSATNHPGQLIQGNAGNVSAALQQIQARTQQSADIKGEMGVGQRSLPMDPSSMYGQGIIQSKSGIGSAGLSQGVSGMPLKGWPLTGLDQIRPNLGPQMQKPFIPTQNQFQHMSPQQQQQILAQAQGTGNLPNYGDLDPQRFRGLTRANLAGKEGQQGLNDGSVTSVGSPMQSNSPNVRLDQSEHLMKMKPTHMQQSLVQPQQEQMQQQQQLQQTTRKRKQTSSSGAANSTGTGNTVGPSNSAPSTPSTHTPGDGMAMGGNLQHVNNMSKSLMMYGADGAGVLASSSNQMGDLEHFPDVGSLDDNVESFLSHDDADARDIFSALKASPAEHKSELTKGFTFSEVGCTRASNNKIVCCHFSSDGKLLASAGHEKKVFLWNMDTKQTESTPEDHTLIITDVRFRPNSTHLATSSLDRTVRLWNAAEPNFCLHTYSGHTSQVTSLDFHPKKTDLLCSSDGISEIRFWNVGQYSCSHISKCGAAQVRFQPRVGQLLAAAAENTVSIFDVETDRKTLTLQDHNTEVHSVCWDANGEYLASVSQDYVKVWSIVSGECIHELSSNGNKFHSCVFHPTYTSLLVIGGYQSLALWNMVENRTMSVQAHDGLIAALAQSPLTGMVASGSHDKSVKLWK
- the LOC120275477 gene encoding transcriptional corepressor LEUNIG_HOMOLOG-like isoform X1 — its product is MAQSNWEADKMLDVYIYDYFMKRNFQSTAKAFMAEAKVAAEPVAIDAPGGFLLEWWSVFWDIFIARTNEKHSEVAAAYLEAQQLKAKEQQLQMQQLQLIQQRHVQMQRRDANHQSFNGPINAIGSDGILGPSTATVLAAKLYQEQMKHTNGLDSKASPQLLDAGRMAMLNSATNHPGQLIQGNAGNVSAALQQIQARTQQSADIKGEMGVGQRSLPMDPSSMYGQGIIQSKSGIGSAAGLSQGVSGMPLKGWPLTGLDQIRPNLGPQMQKPFIPTQNQFQHMSPQQQQQILAQAQGTGNLPNYGDLDPQRFRGLTRANLAGKEGQQGLNDGSVTSVGSPMQSNSPNVRLDQSEHLMKMKPTHMQQSLVQPQQEQMQQQQQLQQTTRKRKQTSSSGAANSTGTGNTVGPSNSAPSTPSTHTPGDGMAMGGNLQHVNNMSKSLMMYGADGAGVLASSSNQMGDLEHFPDVGSLDDNVESFLSHDDADARDIFSALKASPAEHKSELTKGFTFSEVGCTRASNNKIVCCHFSSDGKLLASAGHEKKVFLWNMDTKQTESTPEDHTLIITDVRFRPNSTHLATSSLDRTVRLWNAAEPNFCLHTYSGHTSQVTSLDFHPKKTDLLCSSDGISEIRFWNVGQYSCSHISKCGAAQVRFQPRVGQLLAAAAENTVSIFDVETDRKTLTLQDHNTEVHSVCWDANGEYLASVSQDYVKVWSIVSGECIHELSSNGNKFHSCVFHPTYTSLLVIGGYQSLALWNMVENRTMSVQAHDGLIAALAQSPLTGMVASGSHDKSVKLWK